Part of the Zygotorulaspora mrakii chromosome 2, complete sequence genome, GAAAAATCTACGACACTGCGATATACCATATTCGTCCGTGCCCCAGTGTTCCATGGCAAACTGCGAataatctttcaaaatttctaaTCTTTCTTGACTTGTCTTGTCTATATGTTGCATTGCGtcaatctcttcaaatatcCAGGGTTTGATTAGCGCTCCGCGAGCAACCATGATGCTGTCgatgttttcatttgcaTCCAAATATCTGTGCCAATCTTCATAGTTGTTGACATCACCATTCCCAACAAACTGAATTTTTGGTCTGTCGAAATCCAGTTCCTGTTCGACACTCCTCAAGTGATCAGccatttttgaaacataaTCCCAATCTGCTTGTTTAGTGTATCTTTGTTGTCTTGATCTTCCATGTAAAGTTATCGCTGCGACGTCGGTTTCATTGACCAATCTTTTGATCAGAGTTTCGGCGACCGGATGGTCAATTCTAGTGCCCGTACGTATCTTCACTGTTACCGGTATATCTCCCGAGACATAACTCATCGCATTGAGACAGCGTATCATCCTTGCTGGATTATCTAAGAGTGCGCTTCCCGAACCTTGTCTATAGAGGAGATCAATTGGGCATCCcgaattcaaatttatcTCGCTTATATGACCATCCGTGTTACCGGCTAATGCTTCGGCAGCTTTTGCAGCTTGCCAAGGTTTGGAACATGCAATCTGAACACCGAACCCAGGATATTCACTACAATGAGCTTTTGGTAAGGCCCATTCAGAATTTGTTCCACTGATCAACGGTACTGACAATGCCATTTCTGAGTAAGTTATATCGGCGCcaagttttttcatcaatctACGATATGGCAAGTTGCCTACAGTGGTGAGAGGTGAGAGTATTTTCTTCCTGCGATAatctaattttttcttttcctggCTAAAGTAACGGGTGTCCTTATACTTCAAATAAACCTCTTTTTGGCGAATTCTGCGATCTTCTAATTCTTTCTCCCTTTGAATCACTTGTGGGGCTTTTCTCTTCGGATCTTGTTTCTCATCC contains:
- the DUS3 gene encoding tRNA dihydrouridine synthase DUS3 (similar to Saccharomyces cerevisiae DUS3 (YLR401C); ancestral locus Anc_4.264); translation: MTAAKRSVDLDENVNGGDSVKRFNSSSTKGIAQLKPEFIVLNNTDSLVHAYEEDEPSSERIVDDKKPQGKKGKKNKGQNKNRDLRQAKEANALCPKYIQGGGADKVCSFGDSCRFVHDISLYLSTKKPEIQSEFFKSCPVYSRLGSCPMGFKCRFLSSHLNRGDNGELSLFQMDPEEKTKLWEANHEVNHITGRQKVDLIKKRFPFSDSNFVLEIIDAIQQEFRDDMPKDAKEESAEKQKGEDEKQDPKRKAPQVIQREKELEDRRIRQKEVYLKYKDTRYFSQEKKKLDYRRKKILSPLTTVGNLPYRRLMKKLGADITYSEMALSVPLISGTNSEWALPKAHCSEYPGFGVQIACSKPWQAAKAAEALAGNTDGHISEINLNSGCPIDLLYRQGSGSALLDNPARMIRCLNAMSYVSGDIPVTVKIRTGTRIDHPVAETLIKRLVNETDVAAITLHGRSRQQRYTKQADWDYVSKMADHLRSVEQELDFDRPKIQFVGNGDVNNYEDWHRYLDANENIDSIMVARGALIKPWIFEEIDAMQHIDKTSQERLEILKDYSQFAMEHWGTDEYGISQCRRFFCEFMSFFHRYLPVGILERVPVQINERAPNWRGRNELESLLGSSQVDDWIKLSEMFFGKTDENFVFTPKHKSNSFVH